The sequence GTCCGTTCTTTTGATAGTTCAATTGCTTTGCTGCATCCAATACTTTCTTTCGTGTTTCTTCGCTTACTTTGTTGCTGTTATTTAAAGCGTAGGAGGCCGTTGAAACGGCTACTCCTGAAAGCTTTGCTACATCTTTGATTGTTGCCATTTATTCACATCCTATGATTGCTATATGAATAGCGGTTGTTCATCTCTGTATTTAAAATCCATTATACATTTATAGTATGGGTATTCACACTCTCGACTAATAGAGATTGATATTTTTCCCCGTCACTATTTAATCCCCGACATCGTAAAGCCCTCGACGATATATTTTTGAAAGAAAGAGAAGATGATGATAATCGGTACGACCATGAATGCTGCTCCAGCCATTTGAAGACCGAAGTTATTCGCATACTGCCCTTGAAGCAGGGATAGTCCTACTGACAGGGTGTAGAGACTTTCATCATTGGCGATGATCAACGGCCATAGGAAGCTGTTCCAAGCTCCGATAAACGTCAGGATTCCCTGTACAGCAAAGATAGGCTTCGCGATCGGAACGATTAATTTAAAGAAGATATAAAATTCTCCTGCCCCATCAAGTCGGGCTGCTTCAAGCAAATCAGTTGGAATCGTGGTCATAAACTGTCTAAATAGGAAGATACTGAATGCTGCTGCAAGCCCGGGCAGGATGATTCCGGCCATCGTATTGGTCAAGCCCATCTCATTTAAAATCAGGTAAACGGGAATCATCGTGACTTGTGCAGGAATCATCATGGTTGCAAGTACAATATAGAAGATTTTTTCTTTCCCTTTAAAATGAAACTTAGCAAATCCATAGCCAGCCATGGCATTAAAGAATAATCCTAAAAAGGAAAATAAGACGATGACAAGGGTATTTCTCAAATACACACCAAAGTTCATGCTTTCAAATAAGTTAAGATAGTTTTCCAATGTAGGATTCTCTGGGAACAAGGTAGGTGGTATTTGCAATACTTCACTTTCAGGTTTAAATGAGCTTGAAATCATCCAAATGAAAGGGATGGAAACAAGGATTCCACCAAGAATCATGAGTAAGGCAACCAGCGTTTTTTCGGTTTTTCGTTTCATTGTATTTGCTTTCATTGTTTCAGCCCCGATACTAATAAATTTTCAGACTTAATATTCTGTATCAGATTTTCTAAGCTTGAATTGGAATAGCGTAATCAAAATGATAAAGATAAATAGAATAAAGGAACCTGCTGCGGCATAACCAAATTCACTGAATTGGAAGCCTTTTTTGTAGATGAATAGCGCCATGGAAATCGTGCCATCCAGTGGACCGCCATTAGTCATGACAAATGGTTCTTCGAAGAATTGCAACCAGCCGATCAGGGTGGTGATCGTCACAAAGAAAGTAGCATACCTCAATAATGGAATCGTGACATTGAAAAGGACCTGCAATCGATTGGCACCATCCATCTCAGCAGCCTCGTAATAGGATTTCGGTATCCCTTGCAAGGCAGCAAGGAAGATGATCATATTGATTCCGATTCCCTTCCATACGGCTAAAACAATCAACGATAGTTTCGCAATCGTTGGCTCTCCTAACCAAGGAATTTTATCCACATCCAATAGTGATAATAGGTAGTTAAACAAACCGTACTCAGTGTTGTATAGAAATCCCCAAATCACTGCGACGGCAATGATATTTGTGATGGATGGCATGTAGTACACGCCACGAAACACTTTGAATAACGTGCTTGTTCCGTAGTTCAGCAGCAAAGCAATTCCCAACGAAAAAATAATGACAAGGGGAACGCCGATGACAACATAAAACAACGTATTAATGATCGACTTATGAAATAAATCATCCGTTATCAACTTGGTATAATTCTCAAGCCCGATGAAACTGATGTTGGACCAATCGGCTAAGCCCTTTAAGTCAAGATCTGTAAAGCTTATAAAGAACGCTACAATGATCGGAATGATACTAAAGACAGTCAATATGATAACCGCAGGAGCTATAAACACATATGGATGTTTATTGTTTTTACTGAATTTGAATCCATTGCCCATGATATCCCACCTAACTAAAACTACGCTTCGTAAAGGCCAGCTTGCTAAAAATGGAGCTCAGGCAAAGGTGTGATCCATATGCCTGCAACTCCAAATATACCTTACTATAACTTCATAATAGAAGCGTTTGTTTCATTTATTTTCGTCTAAAATGATTCGTTTACTCTTCTACCATTTCTTGTGCTTTTTTATTAAACTGTTCTAATTCTTTATCTAAGTCAGCGTCGCCAACGGTAACTCTCTCAATAGTTGAAAGGAATTCCTGTGCGATCTTTTCAAACTCTTTGATTTGTGGAGAAGCTTTAGTAGATTTCAGCTGTTCCCCGAACACGGATAATAGTGGGTCGTCTTTTAATTTTGGCTCTTCCCATGCTTCTTTTCTTGATGGAAGCGTATTGGACATTTCCAGCCATTCCATTTGTGTATCGACTTCATTCACATAGGAGATGAATTTAAGGGACTCGTCTACATTCTCTGAATTATGGAAGATAGAGAAGTTCGCTCCACCCATGCTTGATGTATTCTTTTCTTTCTTCGGCATAACGGCCACTGACCATTTATCCTTAAGATCCGGAGCCTGGTCATTAATGATATTGATCATCCATGGACCACTGAAGAACATCGGTTTCACACCGTCTTTGAACGCTTGGACAATATCCATTCCTTCAGTAGTAGGGCTGATTCCTTCTTTAAAGTAGCTTGTATAGTATTCTATCGCTTCTTTAAATTCAGGACTATCGAAATTCATCTTATCTTTACCTTCAAATTCATACCCATTTTGCCAAGCAAAGATAAACGGTGTGATTTGGTCGTTGCGGTCGATATCAAGGCCGTAAACGTCATCGCCTCTATCGTTTAACTTCTTAGCGGCATCTTTCATTTCATCCCAAGTAGCAGGAGCTTGATCGTATCCTGCTTCTTTTAAGAGGTCAGTTCGGTAGTATAAAACACGAGTATCGATATACCAAGGAATCCCGACCACTTGATCATCATAGGTCATAGAGTCCGCAGAACCCGCGAAATAATTTTCAGGTTTGAAATCCGGGTAATCTTCTAAATATGGAGTTAAATCAAGCAACGCTCCTGCGTCTGCAAACTCCGGAACCCAGGTTGTTCCCAGTTGAAGAACATCTGGTCCATTTTTTGAAGCAACAGCTGTTAGTAGTTTGTCATGAGCCGTTTCCCAAGGAATCGCTTGTACCTTTACTTTGATATCTGTGTTTTCTTTTTCAAATTCTTTAGCAAGTTTATTAAGCTTCTTACCTTCTTCACCCATTGCCCAGACAGTGATGGTTTTCTTCCCATCTTCAGACTCGCTTCCACCGCCGCATCCCGCTAATACAGTAGATAACGCCAGTACACAAATCATAAAGAAAGACCACGTTTTCTTTTTCATACCTTCATCTCCATTTCTATTAGTTTGAAACCCTATTAAAAAAATTGAATCAGAGGTGGTAAGAGTTAATTTCTTGTTATGGAAAATATCTTACCTGGTGTTATTGAAACGTTTCGATGACTATATTATAATCAAAGGTGTATCCGCTTTCAATACTTTTCTGAAAAATACTAGAATTTTAAGATTCATTCCATATTATACCTATATATATCTTATATAACTTGTTGTTATAACAAGGTTTTTAGAAGGGTAGTAGTGCTAGATTCTATAGTTGACTGACCAAACATTTACCTTTATACTTTTCTTCAATTGTTAATCGAAACGTTTCAATAATTTGAAAGAACCAAAATGAATAACCCAATTGGAGGTTCTACTTATGAAAGAAAATAAACTGACTGCATTACTTAACCAAATGACGTTGGATGAAAAAATTGCTCAGCTTACCCAGCTTGCTACTCCTTTTTTTAAAGGGGCAAGCGATCAAGGGGAAATTACCGGCCCGATGGTCGACATGGGGATCGACGAGGAAGTTGTCCGAAATAGTGGATCCGTATTGGGGGCTTCTGGTGCAAGAAACGTCATAAACATTCAACGTACACATATGGAAGAAAACAGACTGGGCATTCCTTTATTAGTCATGTCCGATATTGTACACGGTTTCAAAACGATCTTTCCGGTACCACTTGGGATCGGATGCTCATGGGACCTGGAGCTTGCGGAAAAGAGTGCGGAAATTGCTGCAAAAGAAGCAGCAGTATCAGGAGTCCATGTAACGTTTGCCCCGATGGTTGATCTCGTTCGCGATCCTCGCTGGGGAAGAGTGATGGAGTCTACAGGTGAAGACTCCTTTTTAAACAGTCAATTTGGCAGAGCATTCGTGAGAGGGTTTCAAGGGAAGGATCTGACTCACGATCATAACCGTGTGGCAGCTTGTGTCAAACACTTTGCCGCCTATGGTGCAGCTGAAGGCGGACGTGATTATAACACAGTTGATATGTCGGAGCGGGAACTCAGGGAAACCTATTTACCTGCATACAAAGCTGCTCTTGATGAAGGCTGTGAAATGGTCATGACCGCTTTTAATACGGTGTTCGGAATACCGGCTACAGGAA is a genomic window of Rossellomorea sp. y25 containing:
- a CDS encoding carbohydrate ABC transporter permease, producing MKANTMKRKTEKTLVALLMILGGILVSIPFIWMISSSFKPESEVLQIPPTLFPENPTLENYLNLFESMNFGVYLRNTLVIVLFSFLGLFFNAMAGYGFAKFHFKGKEKIFYIVLATMMIPAQVTMIPVYLILNEMGLTNTMAGIILPGLAAAFSIFLFRQFMTTIPTDLLEAARLDGAGEFYIFFKLIVPIAKPIFAVQGILTFIGAWNSFLWPLIIANDESLYTLSVGLSLLQGQYANNFGLQMAGAAFMVVPIIIIFSFFQKYIVEGFTMSGIK
- a CDS encoding sugar ABC transporter permease — encoded protein: MGNGFKFSKNNKHPYVFIAPAVIILTVFSIIPIIVAFFISFTDLDLKGLADWSNISFIGLENYTKLITDDLFHKSIINTLFYVVIGVPLVIIFSLGIALLLNYGTSTLFKVFRGVYYMPSITNIIAVAVIWGFLYNTEYGLFNYLLSLLDVDKIPWLGEPTIAKLSLIVLAVWKGIGINMIIFLAALQGIPKSYYEAAEMDGANRLQVLFNVTIPLLRYATFFVTITTLIGWLQFFEEPFVMTNGGPLDGTISMALFIYKKGFQFSEFGYAAAGSFILFIFIILITLFQFKLRKSDTEY
- a CDS encoding sugar ABC transporter substrate-binding protein, with amino-acid sequence MKKKTWSFFMICVLALSTVLAGCGGGSESEDGKKTITVWAMGEEGKKLNKLAKEFEKENTDIKVKVQAIPWETAHDKLLTAVASKNGPDVLQLGTTWVPEFADAGALLDLTPYLEDYPDFKPENYFAGSADSMTYDDQVVGIPWYIDTRVLYYRTDLLKEAGYDQAPATWDEMKDAAKKLNDRGDDVYGLDIDRNDQITPFIFAWQNGYEFEGKDKMNFDSPEFKEAIEYYTSYFKEGISPTTEGMDIVQAFKDGVKPMFFSGPWMINIINDQAPDLKDKWSVAVMPKKEKNTSSMGGANFSIFHNSENVDESLKFISYVNEVDTQMEWLEMSNTLPSRKEAWEEPKLKDDPLLSVFGEQLKSTKASPQIKEFEKIAQEFLSTIERVTVGDADLDKELEQFNKKAQEMVEE